GCCCCAGGTGCAGACGGCCTCGATCGCACCCCGGATCACTGCGGGATGTCGTGACAGTCCCAGGTAGTCGTTGGATGCCAGATCGATCAGCCCGGTCCGCGGTGGTCGCGCCCGCAACTCCCGGCGCAGGCCGGCCCGCACGCGGTCGTCGGCACGCAGGTCCATCCAGTTAAGCGGGTCCAAATCCACAGCTAGCGAGCTTACTTAAACATCGTTCAATGCTTGCCGCGGGCTGCGGATATGGGCCGCCGGCCCCCGCCGAGGGATTTCACGCGTGCTCTGGGGCGCTTGCCTGCCCGCACGGTGCAGCCGACCGTTATTCGTCGTCGACGACTTTCAGTACCCCTTCCGGGCAGGCGCTTGCACCTGCGATCGCGCGATCGCGCAGCGATTCGTCGATCACGCTGGGCGGTGGCAGGAGATACCCGTTGTCGTCGAGCACGTAGACGTCGGGCGCCGCCGCATAACACTGTGCATGTCCGACGCAGCGGGATTGGTCGAATTCGATTCTGGGCATCAGGATTTCACTTCCTTACGGTTGCCCGGGGTGAACTTGATCGGCAGGCTGCGCGGGGCGTATACCTCACCGGCGTCCTCGAACATCACCTCCGGCCCGTTGGCTTCGAAGTCGGGCAGGCGCTCGAGGATTTCGGAGATCATCTCCTGAAACATCATCCGCGCCAGATGTGAGCCAAGGCAGCGGTGTTGTCCGACCCCGAAGGCCATGTGTTTCTGGCTGTTCTTGCGCCACAGGTCGATCTTGTCCGGTTCGTCGAACACTGCCGGGTCGCGGTTTGCCGCCGCCCACATGAGGATGGCGCGGTCACCGGCTTTGAGTTGCTGGCCGTGGAAGTCGGCGTCGCGCGAGACCGTGCGGGCCAGCCCCAAGGTCGGTGTGGCATGCCGGAGGAACTCGTCGGTGGCGGGTTTGAGCAATTCCGGCTGCTCGATGAGGATTCGGCGGAGCTCAGGCTGATTGATCAAGCGCAGCAGCACATTTCCAGTCAGGCCGCTGGTGGTGTCCATGCCGCCCAGCATCATCATCACGGTGTACATGGTGATCTGCATGTCGTCGAGTGGGACGCCGTCGATCTGCCCGTTTAAGATCTCGCCGAAAAGGTCGTCGCCATTCTCACCGGCCTCGCGGCGCTCGGCCATGTGCTTGTGGATTTCGGCGAACAGCTCCATGGCCGCGGTGGCGGCCTTCTGCTCATCGTGGGTGCGGTCGTGGACGAAGGTGTGCACCCAGTTCACCCACTGCAGATACTTCGACTCGTCGAACCCGAGCATGTGCAGCACGAGTTTGGCGGGCAGCGGGGTGGTCAGCTCGCCAACGATGTCGCATTCACCTCGCTCGATGAACTCGTCGACCATCTCGGAGGCCATCCGTCGCGCCTCCGGTCTTAGCCGTTCGGCCGCGCCGGGCGCGAACGTCTTGACCGTTACCTGGCGCATCTTCTTCGTCAGCGGCGGATCGGTCTCGATCGGCAGGATCGGGAACGGAGCCGTGCTGGCCGGCACACCGACCGACGGGTAGGAATTGAACAGTTCGTCGTCGCGGGCGGCCTCGAACACCGACTCGTAGTCCAGCAGCGACCAGAAGCCGCCATGCTGCTCGGAATGGGTAACCGGGCACTGCGCGCGCATCTGCGCGAGCGCCGCGTGGGGCGGCGCCTCCCGGAATTCCGGCGAATGGTGATCGAAGTTCGCGTGGAGCGGGCAGACCTCCTGCTCGACTGTCATGACCATCGTCCCTTCGTGGACTGCGAGAACGTGTCGCAAACTACAGTTTGCGTTACTTTGTAGTGTGCGCTACACGCTAAGCAATTGTGTAGTCTCGGTCAAGCGTCACAGGTAAGGTGCCGATCATGACGGTCACCGGACAGTCAGCTCCCGGCCGCGCCACGGCTTGGGGCGCCGACACACCTGTCGACGAACAGCAGGCCCGGGATCGGCTGCTCGACGCCGCCGAGGCCTGCTACGCCGACCGCGGGCCCAGCCGCACGCGGATGAGCGACATCGCGTACCGCGCCGGCGTACACCGCACCACGGTGTACTCGTATTTCCCCAACAAAGATGCGGTGCTGGCAGCATGTTTCGTGCGCGCGGTGACCGAGGTCCTGGATGCGGGTGAGCCATGCTGGCACACCGACGAGCCGTTCCTCGAGCA
This genomic interval from Mycobacterium sp. SMC-2 contains the following:
- a CDS encoding ferredoxin yields the protein MPRIEFDQSRCVGHAQCYAAAPDVYVLDDNGYLLPPPSVIDESLRDRAIAGASACPEGVLKVVDDE
- a CDS encoding cytochrome P450, producing MTVEQEVCPLHANFDHHSPEFREAPPHAALAQMRAQCPVTHSEQHGGFWSLLDYESVFEAARDDELFNSYPSVGVPASTAPFPILPIETDPPLTKKMRQVTVKTFAPGAAERLRPEARRMASEMVDEFIERGECDIVGELTTPLPAKLVLHMLGFDESKYLQWVNWVHTFVHDRTHDEQKAATAAMELFAEIHKHMAERREAGENGDDLFGEILNGQIDGVPLDDMQITMYTVMMMLGGMDTTSGLTGNVLLRLINQPELRRILIEQPELLKPATDEFLRHATPTLGLARTVSRDADFHGQQLKAGDRAILMWAAANRDPAVFDEPDKIDLWRKNSQKHMAFGVGQHRCLGSHLARMMFQEMISEILERLPDFEANGPEVMFEDAGEVYAPRSLPIKFTPGNRKEVKS